The following are encoded in a window of Gramella sp. MT6 genomic DNA:
- a CDS encoding glycoside hydrolase family 3 N-terminal domain-containing protein, translating into MRSHKTLLLLAVILIFSIPLKAQESESESPEFLKYENSKWVDSIMAELSPDERIAQLFMIPAFSNKGPDHKKEVLKHIKEFKIGGLIFMQGDPKTQLELMNDYQQAAEVPLIGAIDAEWGLGMRLENTISFPYQMALGAIQGEELIYEMGVEIARQLKRTGLHINFGPVVDVNNNPLNPVINYRSFGEDKQNVTKKGIAYMKGMQSQNLLATAKHFPGHGDTDTDSHYALPQINHPFERLDDLEMYPFKELINAGIGGVMVAHLDIPALDSTGAPSTLSKPIISGILKERLGFKGLIVTDAMNMKGVAEGNEPGEVDMKAILAGNDLLEFSEDVPKAIAEVRNAINEGLITQAEIDDRCRKILAVKQWVGLDNYEPIPVKDVVKDVNSPDAIWLNRKLAEASLTLLNNDNSLLPLQKLDTLRIASVSIGASKSTKFQKSLKLYADVENFQLEREAKASDLVDLKRKLKDYNLVIIGLHDFSIRPRNEIKLSQEVEDFISEYSQMNNTIISLFKNPYVINKLENIEKSDALIVAYQDSEITQEVTAQLIFGGIGASGKLPVTVGDKFKAGDGLDLKTNLRFKYTVPEDAGMNSKKLGTAIDSLMHQAIEAKATPGGVVLVAKDQKVVFHKAYGLHKYSDTIIVEKTDLYDLASVSKITTALPALMKLYDEGKFDLEAGIEDYLPYFRNSNKLDIPFRQILAHQARFKPWIPYWKTTLRDNGSFKWRTFKKDSSARFPVKVSDELWLHRKYKQKIYKAIKKSPLEEEAKYKYSGLLFYLLPEIVERITGEDFVEYINENFYDKLGATTVTYNPSEKFELDRIVPTESDFNFRNEEIHGNVHDEGAIMMGGVSANAGLFANANDLAKLMQMYLNMGEYGGVRYIDESTLKEFTKTQFPENDNHRGLAFDKPYLEYKGEDSNTAKDASADSFGHTGFTGTMVWMDPQEDLLYIFLSNRVQPTRENTRLYKLNTRTQIQQALYDAIQ; encoded by the coding sequence ATGCGATCACATAAAACCTTATTGTTATTAGCCGTCATATTGATTTTCAGTATTCCCCTGAAGGCCCAGGAATCTGAATCTGAAAGCCCTGAGTTTCTTAAATACGAGAATAGTAAATGGGTTGATTCCATAATGGCAGAATTATCACCTGATGAAAGGATCGCGCAATTGTTCATGATCCCGGCTTTTTCTAATAAGGGACCAGACCATAAAAAAGAGGTTTTAAAGCATATTAAAGAGTTTAAGATTGGCGGACTCATATTTATGCAGGGTGATCCTAAGACTCAACTGGAACTAATGAATGACTATCAACAGGCAGCTGAAGTTCCGCTAATTGGAGCTATAGATGCTGAATGGGGGCTTGGAATGAGACTTGAAAATACGATCAGTTTTCCATATCAGATGGCTTTAGGAGCGATCCAGGGCGAAGAGCTTATTTATGAAATGGGAGTGGAGATAGCGAGACAGTTAAAACGAACCGGCCTACATATCAATTTTGGGCCGGTGGTAGATGTTAATAATAATCCTTTGAACCCGGTCATTAATTATCGGTCATTTGGGGAAGACAAACAAAATGTCACCAAAAAGGGTATTGCCTATATGAAGGGAATGCAAAGCCAGAACCTGTTAGCAACCGCAAAGCATTTTCCCGGTCATGGTGATACAGATACCGATTCCCATTATGCTTTACCGCAGATAAACCATCCTTTCGAAAGACTTGATGATCTTGAAATGTACCCGTTCAAAGAATTGATCAATGCAGGAATTGGGGGTGTTATGGTCGCACACCTGGATATCCCTGCACTGGATTCTACCGGGGCTCCTTCCACACTTTCTAAACCTATAATTTCGGGTATTCTCAAAGAACGACTCGGCTTCAAAGGTCTTATCGTAACCGATGCGATGAACATGAAAGGGGTGGCAGAAGGCAACGAACCTGGTGAAGTTGATATGAAAGCTATTCTCGCCGGGAATGATCTTCTGGAGTTTTCAGAAGATGTTCCAAAAGCGATCGCTGAGGTGAGAAATGCTATAAACGAAGGTTTGATAACTCAAGCCGAGATCGATGATCGCTGCCGGAAGATCCTGGCGGTAAAACAATGGGTTGGGCTGGATAATTATGAGCCAATACCGGTTAAGGATGTGGTGAAGGATGTAAATAGTCCCGATGCGATCTGGCTAAACCGAAAGCTAGCCGAAGCCTCTCTTACCCTTTTAAATAATGATAATTCCCTACTACCATTACAAAAACTGGATACCTTGAGAATAGCTTCGGTTTCCATAGGTGCATCAAAATCAACAAAATTTCAGAAGTCACTCAAACTTTATGCTGACGTAGAGAATTTTCAGTTGGAACGTGAAGCTAAAGCTTCAGATCTCGTGGATCTAAAAAGAAAATTAAAGGACTATAATCTGGTGATCATCGGTTTGCATGATTTCAGCATTAGACCAAGGAATGAGATCAAACTTTCACAGGAGGTTGAAGATTTCATTTCTGAATATTCTCAGATGAATAATACGATAATCAGCCTGTTCAAGAATCCTTATGTAATAAATAAGCTTGAAAATATAGAGAAATCAGATGCTCTTATTGTAGCGTATCAGGATTCGGAAATTACCCAGGAAGTAACTGCCCAGTTAATATTTGGCGGAATTGGAGCTTCCGGAAAGTTACCCGTAACTGTGGGCGATAAATTCAAAGCTGGCGATGGGTTAGACCTGAAAACCAATCTTAGATTTAAATATACGGTGCCGGAAGATGCGGGGATGAATTCGAAGAAACTGGGCACCGCGATAGATTCGCTTATGCATCAGGCGATAGAAGCTAAAGCGACTCCCGGCGGTGTTGTGCTGGTAGCCAAAGATCAAAAGGTGGTCTTTCATAAAGCTTACGGACTTCATAAATACAGTGATACCATCATAGTTGAAAAGACAGATCTTTACGACCTGGCTTCAGTAAGCAAGATCACCACCGCTTTACCAGCTTTAATGAAATTATACGATGAGGGTAAATTCGATCTTGAAGCAGGGATAGAGGATTACCTTCCATATTTCAGGAATTCGAATAAATTAGATATTCCCTTCAGGCAGATCCTGGCTCACCAGGCCCGGTTCAAACCCTGGATCCCTTATTGGAAAACCACTCTTAGAGATAATGGAAGTTTTAAGTGGAGAACTTTCAAAAAGGACTCATCTGCCAGGTTTCCAGTGAAGGTTAGCGACGAATTATGGCTGCATAGAAAATATAAGCAAAAGATCTATAAAGCCATCAAAAAGTCGCCACTGGAAGAGGAGGCGAAGTACAAGTATTCCGGCTTACTGTTCTATTTGTTACCCGAAATTGTAGAGCGTATTACCGGTGAGGATTTTGTAGAGTATATCAATGAGAACTTTTATGATAAGCTTGGAGCAACCACGGTTACTTATAATCCCTCTGAAAAATTCGAATTAGACAGGATCGTACCAACCGAAAGCGATTTTAATTTCAGAAATGAAGAGATTCATGGGAATGTTCATGATGAAGGAGCGATCATGATGGGAGGCGTTTCCGCCAATGCCGGCTTATTTGCCAACGCTAACGATTTGGCTAAATTGATGCAGATGTATCTTAATATGGGCGAATATGGCGGAGTCCGCTATATAGATGAGTCGACTTTAAAGGAATTCACTAAAACACAATTTCCTGAAAATGATAATCACCGTGGGCTGGCTTTCGATAAGCCTTACCTCGAATACAAAGGAGAGGACAGTAATACCGCAAAGGATGCCAGTGCAGATAGTTTCGGGCATACCGGTTTTACCGGTACGATGGTATGGATGGATCCCCAGGAAGACCTTCTATATATTTTTCTATCCAACAGGGTACAGCCCACACGAGAAAATACACGACTTTATAAATTAAATACCAGGACCCAGATTCAGCAGGCGCTGTATGATGCCATTCAATAG
- a CDS encoding DUF5009 domain-containing protein has protein sequence MKESTHKATSVHKQRYFALDVLRGLTIALMILVNTPGSWSTIYGPFKHAAWHGFTITDLVFPTFLFVIGNAASFSLRKYEKQSEQVFLKKVFKRSLLIFIIGLLLNAFPFVLREGDEFFIKDFTEIRIMGVLQRIALCYLFGSLILHYLKLKQVLVFSSILLLSYWFIMWYFGTHPEPYSLDHNAALKFDLLIFSPENLYSGFGIAFDPEGLLSTIPAIVNVLAGYVAGKFIQKHGNNGSTVLKLAIAGLVILGIALFWAQYFPINKAIWTSTFVLYSTGWDLVILGVLILIIEVFGFKKWTYFFEAFGKNPLFVFIMSGVVIKLMALIFIEGQPMKPWIYNNFYLSWLSDYNASLVFAITYMLLMWLIGYILDRKNIYIKV, from the coding sequence ATGAAAGAATCTACGCACAAAGCAACATCAGTTCATAAGCAACGATATTTTGCGTTGGATGTGCTTAGAGGGTTAACCATCGCCCTAATGATATTGGTAAATACTCCCGGTAGCTGGTCTACTATTTATGGGCCATTCAAACATGCAGCCTGGCACGGCTTTACAATTACAGATCTTGTTTTTCCCACTTTCCTGTTCGTGATTGGAAATGCTGCAAGTTTTAGCCTCAGAAAATATGAAAAACAATCTGAACAGGTTTTTCTAAAAAAAGTTTTTAAAAGGAGTCTCCTTATTTTTATAATTGGTTTGCTGCTAAATGCTTTCCCATTCGTATTAAGGGAAGGGGATGAGTTCTTTATAAAGGATTTTACTGAAATAAGGATCATGGGGGTTTTGCAACGAATCGCTTTATGCTATTTATTTGGTTCACTCATACTTCATTATCTCAAATTAAAGCAGGTCCTTGTATTCAGCTCAATCCTCTTATTATCCTATTGGTTCATCATGTGGTATTTTGGAACACACCCAGAGCCTTATAGCCTGGACCATAATGCCGCCTTAAAATTTGATCTCCTTATTTTTTCTCCGGAAAATCTTTATAGCGGATTCGGGATAGCATTTGATCCTGAAGGCTTGCTAAGTACCATTCCTGCTATCGTGAACGTTCTCGCGGGATATGTAGCCGGTAAATTTATTCAGAAGCACGGGAATAATGGTTCTACCGTTTTAAAATTAGCAATCGCCGGACTGGTAATTCTAGGCATCGCTTTATTCTGGGCACAATATTTTCCTATTAATAAAGCTATCTGGACCAGCACTTTTGTACTTTACAGTACCGGATGGGACCTGGTTATTTTAGGTGTGCTTATCCTGATCATTGAGGTGTTTGGATTTAAGAAATGGACCTACTTTTTTGAAGCATTCGGTAAAAATCCCTTGTTTGTTTTTATAATGTCTGGGGTCGTGATAAAACTGATGGCCTTGATTTTTATTGAAGGTCAACCAATGAAACCCTGGATCTACAATAATTTTTACCTAAGCTGGTTAAGTGATTACAATGCTTCTCTGGTTTTTGCGATTACTTATATGCTGCTTATGTGGTTAATAGGATATATACTGGATAGAAAAAATATTTATATAAAAGTTTAA
- a CDS encoding ROK family transcriptional regulator, protein MTKNLQDFLITKEALTDISNIERKKFLQKIKIIKYLFLNGSTSNAEICSKFDISLPTSMALINQLMESGIVVKSGQGKSEGGRKPDLYGLKEHSFFVLTIHIKRFKIKIAITDNNHSIIFEDEITTEISPNSNIVELLHEKSQEVIKSAGIDTEKLLGVAISMPGLVSTTEGKNFTYYLTEQEPESLRDKFEKKFNKPVVILNDTKSACLAEYRFGIGKNKENVLVISMDWGIGLGIIMGGKMHTGHSGFAGEFGHIPMVEDGLLCHCGKRGCLETEASGLALVRKAKEGLKLGQTSVLNQLKGEDFEKMDPSVIIQAANKGDQFAINLLSEIGISLGKGIAVLIQIFNPELIILESEIAKAKQFITTPIQQSTNTYCMMQLKEKTRIELSNLGPNSCLFGGTIAVMDEIFKNQVAMLKSDLN, encoded by the coding sequence ATGACTAAAAATTTACAGGATTTCCTTATCACTAAAGAGGCTTTGACCGACATTAGTAATATCGAAAGAAAAAAGTTTCTCCAGAAGATCAAGATCATCAAATATCTCTTTTTGAATGGTAGCACTTCTAATGCTGAAATTTGCTCAAAATTTGACATAAGCCTCCCTACTTCCATGGCCCTTATAAACCAGTTAATGGAAAGTGGTATCGTAGTAAAATCTGGACAGGGAAAATCTGAAGGCGGCAGAAAGCCAGATCTATATGGTCTAAAAGAACATTCCTTTTTTGTGCTGACCATACATATTAAGCGATTTAAGATAAAGATCGCCATCACAGATAACAATCACTCCATTATATTCGAAGATGAGATCACAACCGAGATCTCTCCTAATTCGAACATTGTGGAACTGCTGCACGAGAAATCACAAGAAGTGATTAAAAGCGCAGGTATTGATACAGAAAAACTACTGGGTGTAGCTATTAGTATGCCCGGCCTGGTTTCAACTACAGAAGGTAAGAACTTCACCTATTACCTCACCGAGCAGGAACCGGAATCACTTCGGGATAAATTTGAGAAGAAGTTCAATAAACCGGTAGTTATATTGAATGACACTAAAAGTGCATGCCTGGCCGAATACAGATTTGGTATTGGTAAGAATAAGGAAAATGTCCTCGTTATTTCTATGGACTGGGGTATTGGACTGGGAATCATCATGGGCGGTAAAATGCATACGGGACATTCCGGATTTGCAGGTGAATTTGGCCATATTCCCATGGTTGAAGATGGCTTATTATGCCACTGCGGAAAAAGGGGTTGCCTGGAAACAGAAGCTTCTGGTCTGGCATTGGTGAGAAAAGCTAAAGAAGGATTAAAACTGGGACAAACTTCAGTCTTAAATCAGTTGAAAGGTGAAGATTTTGAGAAAATGGACCCTAGTGTGATCATTCAGGCTGCTAATAAAGGAGACCAGTTTGCAATTAATCTGCTTTCCGAAATAGGGATCAGTCTAGGGAAAGGTATTGCCGTCCTTATACAGATCTTTAATCCGGAACTTATCATTCTCGAAAGCGAAATTGCCAAAGCCAAACAATTCATTACTACCCCGATCCAGCAATCCACGAATACCTATTGCATGATGCAACTAAAGGAGAAGACACGCATAGAATTGTCTAACCTTGGTCCTAATTCCTGTTTGTTTGGAGGGACCATCGCTGTGATGGATGAAATATTTAAAAACCAGGTTGCCATGCTAAAATCAGATCTTAATTAG
- the nagB gene encoding glucosamine-6-phosphate deaminase, whose product MMARLNLLEETRFEKLAVSVFQDEHIASKKVARRIADIILSKQKKGENAVLGLATGATPVEVYGELARLHKEEGLSFKNVITFNLDEYYPMNPMAKQSYVRFMDEQLFDHIDIPRENIHIPDGTLKKEDIANYCLEYEKKITEVGGLDLQILGIGRTGHIGFNEPGSAPNSGTRLVTLDDLTRRDASRDFGGKENVPTKAITMGIGTIFKAKEIILMAWSKKKAPIIRKAVEGEISSNVPATFLQLSDNVEFILDEDAASELTRFDTPWLVKDCNWTPQLIKKAVIWLSRTVNKPILKLTEEDYNSNGMAQLATEQGPAYDINIDVFNQLQHSITGWPGGKPNADDSQRPERKEPSHKRSLIFSPHPDDDVISMGGTFIRLVDQGHEVHVAYQTSGNTAVWDTDVLRYVEFAIDFNESIGEDTEKLKNIYEKMREFLKTKQPNDIDLHEIQEVKGFIRKTEAIAGARYAGLNDDQVHFMALPFYETGKKVKNPVTENDVKLTMELLQKIQPHQVFAAGDFADPHGTHIVCFRIILEALQRLKKTEDWVKDCWLWLYRGAWEEFQVHEIEMAVPLSPQEVQRKRHAIFQHQSQKDRPVFPGDDEREFWVRAEERNRETAVNYHQLGLANYEAMEAFVRWKF is encoded by the coding sequence ATTATGGCAAGATTAAACCTATTGGAAGAAACCAGATTTGAAAAATTAGCGGTTAGCGTTTTTCAGGATGAGCATATTGCATCTAAGAAGGTTGCTCGAAGGATTGCAGACATCATTCTCTCCAAGCAGAAAAAAGGAGAAAATGCGGTTCTGGGATTAGCTACCGGAGCTACTCCGGTTGAGGTTTATGGTGAACTTGCCAGATTGCATAAGGAAGAAGGTCTAAGTTTTAAAAATGTGATCACCTTTAACCTTGACGAATATTACCCTATGAATCCCATGGCTAAACAAAGTTATGTTCGATTCATGGACGAGCAGCTTTTTGATCACATCGATATTCCGCGGGAAAACATTCATATCCCGGATGGAACACTTAAAAAAGAAGATATTGCCAATTATTGCCTCGAATATGAAAAGAAGATCACCGAAGTAGGCGGATTAGATCTGCAAATACTTGGTATTGGTAGGACCGGTCACATAGGTTTTAACGAACCGGGATCAGCCCCAAATTCAGGTACCAGGCTGGTAACGCTAGATGATCTTACACGCCGTGATGCTTCGCGAGATTTTGGAGGAAAGGAAAATGTGCCTACCAAAGCCATCACCATGGGAATTGGCACTATTTTCAAGGCTAAAGAGATCATCCTGATGGCCTGGAGCAAGAAGAAAGCTCCAATAATCAGAAAAGCGGTGGAAGGTGAGATCTCTTCCAATGTTCCGGCGACTTTCTTACAATTATCAGATAATGTAGAATTTATCCTGGATGAAGATGCCGCGTCTGAATTAACCAGGTTTGATACACCTTGGCTGGTTAAGGATTGTAACTGGACACCTCAGCTAATTAAAAAGGCGGTTATCTGGTTATCCAGAACGGTCAATAAACCTATCCTGAAATTAACCGAAGAAGATTATAATTCGAACGGCATGGCCCAGCTTGCTACCGAACAGGGGCCGGCTTATGATATCAATATAGACGTATTCAACCAATTACAGCATAGTATAACCGGTTGGCCCGGTGGAAAACCGAATGCCGATGACTCTCAGCGACCAGAGCGTAAAGAGCCTTCTCATAAACGATCTCTTATATTTAGTCCGCATCCAGATGATGATGTGATTTCCATGGGAGGAACTTTTATCAGGCTGGTAGACCAGGGTCATGAGGTGCATGTTGCCTATCAAACTTCAGGGAATACGGCGGTTTGGGATACTGATGTCCTTAGATATGTAGAATTCGCCATTGACTTTAACGAAAGTATTGGGGAAGACACAGAAAAGCTCAAGAATATCTACGAAAAAATGCGGGAGTTCCTAAAAACGAAGCAGCCCAACGATATCGATCTGCATGAAATCCAGGAAGTGAAAGGTTTTATCAGAAAGACCGAAGCCATCGCTGGTGCAAGATATGCAGGATTAAATGATGACCAGGTACACTTTATGGCGCTGCCATTTTATGAAACCGGGAAAAAAGTTAAAAACCCGGTAACCGAGAATGATGTAAAACTTACCATGGAATTGCTTCAGAAGATCCAGCCTCATCAGGTATTTGCCGCCGGAGATTTTGCAGATCCACATGGAACTCATATTGTGTGCTTCAGAATAATACTTGAAGCCTTACAGCGTTTAAAGAAAACCGAAGATTGGGTTAAGGACTGTTGGCTATGGCTGTATCGCGGTGCCTGGGAGGAATTCCAGGTACACGAGATCGAAATGGCGGTTCCTTTGTCTCCACAAGAAGTTCAGCGTAAAAGACATGCTATTTTTCAGCATCAATCCCAAAAAGACCGCCCCGTTTTCCCTGGTGATGACGAGAGAGAATTCTGGGTAAGAGCTGAAGAACGAAATCGTGAAACAGCTGTAAATTACCATCAATTGGGTCTTGCCAATTACGAAGCTATGGAAGCTTTTGTGCGCTGGAAGTTTTAA